The window CTAAGACCGAAATGTTCTCATTTTCAAGAATACTGCCATCTTCCTCCAAACCAAACGCCACATTGGATTCAATCCATTTACGACGTGGTTCAACCTTATCACCCATTAGTGTCGTTACTCTTCGCTCTGCACGTGCCAAGTCATCTATTCGGACACGGATTAAGGTTCTTGTCTCTGGATTCATCGTCGTATCCCAAAGCTGATCAGCATTCATTTCACCTAATCCTTTATAACGCTGTAGAATATACCCTTTACCGACTTTTTTAATCGTATCCTGCAGGTCATCATCACTCCAGGCATATTTAATGACTTCTTTCTTTCCGGCGCCCTTGCTTACCTTATAAAGCGGCGGCAGGGCAATATATACTTTACCAGCCTCTATTAGTGGCTTCATATAACGATAAAAGAAGGTTAATAGAAGCACCTGAATATGGGCCCCATCCGTATCAGCATCCGTCATAATAATGACCTTATCATAATTGACATCTTCAACTTGAAAATCGGCCCCGACACCAGCACCAATAGTATGAATAATCGTATTAATTTCTTCATTTTTGAAGATATCTGACAGCTTTGCTTTTTCAGTATTAATCACCTTACCTCGTAGTGGTAAAACGGCCTGAAAACGGCGATCACGCCCCTGCTTCGCTGATCCTCCGGCAGAATCTCCCTCTACTAGATACAATTCATTTTTTTGTGGATTCCTTGATTGGGCAGGTGTTAATTTTCCTGAAAGCAGCGCCTCTGAACGTTTTCTTTTCTTGCCGCTCCTCGCTTCCTCGCGTGCTTTACGAGCCGCTTCTCTAGCTTGAAAGGCTTTAATGGATTTCTTAACCAGTAAAGTGCTAATATCAGGATTTTCTTCAAGAAAATAAGTTAGATTCTCGGAAATCACTGCATCCACCGCAGAACGAGCCTCACTTGTACCGAGTTTTCCCTTCGTCTGACCTTCAAATTGCAGCATTTCTTCTGGAATACGTACCGAGATGACCGCTGAGAATCCTTCTCTTATGTCAGAGCCATCTAAATTCTTTTCTTTTTCCTTTAGTAGACTTACTTTCCGAGCATAATCATTAACCGAGCGAGTTAAGGCTGTCCGTAATCCGACTTCATGTGTACCGCCATCCTTTGTTCGAACATTATTAACAAATGACAATACATTTTCGGAGTAGCCATCATTAAATTGGAAAGCAAAATCAACTTCTATTCCATTTTGTTCCCCTTCAAAGCTAATGACAGGATGAAGAATATCTTTCTCCTCATTCAAATATTGTACAAAGGCTTCTAGTCCATTTTCAAAATGAAAAACATCGTGGAATTCGTTCCGTTCATCTATAACTTCTATTTTTACACCTTTTAATAAAAAAGATGATTCACGAAGGCGTTCGCAGAGTGTTTCATAATTAAAGGTTGTGGTTGAAAAAATGGATGGATCAGGTTTGAAGTGGATAGTAGTCCCTGTTTGATTTGTTTTCCCTTTTTTCTCTAATGTAGTGACAGGCTTGCCACCATTCTCGAAGCGCTGCTCATAAATAAAACCATCGCGCTTAATTTTCACAACAAGCCACTCTGATAAAGCATTAACAACGGAAGCACCAACACCATGTAAACCTCCGCTTGTCTTATATCCGCCCTGTCCAAACTTACCACCTGCATGGAGAATGGTTAAGATAACCTCTGGCGTTGGCTTACCAATCTTATGCATTCCAGTCGGCATTCCCCGTCCCTTGTCCTGGACACTGATTGAATTATCCTTGTGTATTTTGACAATAATATGATCACCATAACCGGCTAACACTTCATCTACTGAATTATCTACAATTTCATATACGAGATGATGC of the Bacillus tuaregi genome contains:
- the parE gene encoding DNA topoisomerase IV subunit B, producing MARNQAAFDYNDDAIQVLEGLEAVRKRPGMYIGSTDSRGLHHLVYEIVDNSVDEVLAGYGDHIIVKIHKDNSISVQDKGRGMPTGMHKIGKPTPEVILTILHAGGKFGQGGYKTSGGLHGVGASVVNALSEWLVVKIKRDGFIYEQRFENGGKPVTTLEKKGKTNQTGTTIHFKPDPSIFSTTTFNYETLCERLRESSFLLKGVKIEVIDERNEFHDVFHFENGLEAFVQYLNEEKDILHPVISFEGEQNGIEVDFAFQFNDGYSENVLSFVNNVRTKDGGTHEVGLRTALTRSVNDYARKVSLLKEKEKNLDGSDIREGFSAVISVRIPEEMLQFEGQTKGKLGTSEARSAVDAVISENLTYFLEENPDISTLLVKKSIKAFQAREAARKAREEARSGKKRKRSEALLSGKLTPAQSRNPQKNELYLVEGDSAGGSAKQGRDRRFQAVLPLRGKVINTEKAKLSDIFKNEEINTIIHTIGAGVGADFQVEDVNYDKVIIMTDADTDGAHIQVLLLTFFYRYMKPLIEAGKVYIALPPLYKVSKGAGKKEVIKYAWSDDDLQDTIKKVGKGYILQRYKGLGEMNADQLWDTTMNPETRTLIRVRIDDLARAERRVTTLMGDKVEPRRKWIESNVAFGLEEDGSILENENISVLGEVDPS